The region GTCGTAGACCAGATGGAGTTCGAAACCAGGAGGCAGAGTCTTGTTGACTTCATTCAGACGCTTGATCACGCCCTGAGCCACTTCCACCACGTTTGCGTCGGAACGCTTCTTAATATCCAGAGAAACAGAGTTGATGCCGTTGAAACGAGAAGCTGAAGTAATGGTCTTGACGGTGTCCTTGACCTTGGCCACTTCGCCCAGCTTGATAATGCCGGTAGCAGTGGGGAGGTCCAGGTTACGGATTTCATCAAGGCTACGGAACTTACCTGCAGTACGTACAGAAGTATTCTTGTGCTTGCCAATCACTTCGCCCACAGGGTTGTTCAGGTTGGCTGCACCATACATACCCATCATGGTGGCAATGTCTACGCCACGATTCTTGAGCATGTCCTTGTCCAGTTCCACAGAAATCTGGCGGGTCGTACCACCGAAGATATCAACGCTAGCCACGCCGGGAACAGAAGTGAAGAGGGGCTGAATGTCGTCTTCCACCTTCTGACGAAGTTCGGTAGAGTTTGCCGGACCGGTGAAGGAAATGGACATAATTGCAGAAGCGTTAATGTCCACCTTGGAAATGATCGGAGCTTCTGCTGCGTCGGGGAAGTCGGCTGCGGCCTGTTCCACCTTGGCGCGGACGTCGTTTGCGGCAACGTCAACATTGATGCCCATGTTGAACATGGCCACGATAATGCCGTAGTTTTCCATACAGATGGACTGCACGTAGTCGATTCCGTCCACCAGTTCCACCTGTTCTTCCGCAGGTTTAATAATTGTAGATTCGATTTCTTCCGGGTTTGCACCAGGGTAGACAACCACTGCAGTTACAACGGGAATATCGAATTTCGGCATCAGGTCCACCACCATCATACGGTAGGTGTAGATACCGAACACCACCACGGTCAAGATGACCATGAGCATGGTGATTGGTTTGTAAATACTTGCCTTAATCATTCAGAAATTCTCCCGGGATTATTCTACGATGAGAACCTTGTCGCCGTCGTTCATCTTGGACTGGCCCTCGACCATCACGACGTCGCCATCGCTGAGTCCGTCCACAATCTGGACATCGCCGTTAGCCTGGACGCCTACCTGCACGATCTTACGCTTGGCCTTACCTTCGCCATCAACAGTCCATACGGTGTTGAGGCCGTTGCGGTAAACGATTGCTTCGGCAGGGACGACCACGCCGTTCACCTGCTGCATATCCATGTCTGCGGTAACGTACATACCGGGGAGAAGCTTCTTACCCTTGTTGTTGAAAGTGACTTCCACCGGGAAGAAACGGGTCTGGGGATTTGCTGCCAGAGGAATGGTGGTAACCTTACCCTTCAGCTTTTCGCCGTTGACAACGATTGTTGCCTGAGCTCCCTTCTTGAAAAGACCGATGTCCTGGCTGGTGATGTTCAGCTTCAGAATGACCTGATCCAGTTTTGCGATGGTGCAGAACGGACCCTGGCCCGGAACCTGACCCACTTGGAACTTCAATTCGGTAACGACACCGGAAGAAGGTGCCAAAATCTTGTTTGCACGTTCCAGAGTTTCCAGGTTCATCTTGGCAATCTTCAGCTGCAGTTCCTGGGAGTCCATATCCTGCTGGCTGATACCACCCTTCTGGTAAACTTCGCGCATACGTTCAGTTGCCTTTTCCAGAAGTGCAATCTGTTCCTTGGTCTGTTCCAGCTGGGTATTGTCTGCGGAACGTACATATTCTGCAAGAACTTGGTCCTTCTTGACGTTGCTACCAACCTTTACGTTGATAGCTGCAAGAGGATCATTCATCTTGGAAATGGCATAAGTCTGCTGCATGCCTTCGATGGTTCCGCTAAACTTGCGGACATCGGTAAGCTTGGCCTGAGCTGCCTTTACGACGCGAGCGGGCTTGCCGTTCTGCTTCTGGATTTCTTCGATGGTGGTTACGCTCTTTTCTTCCTGAGCTTTTTCGTCCTTCTTAAGGTCGCAACCAGCGAGAAGGAGTGCTGCTGTTGCAATGGTAAGGAGTTTTGTTACGTTCTTATTCATTTTCTTCCTCTTTCTCTTAATATTCACCGGTGGCCTGGAGCAGTGCGTTGTATGCAGTATTCCATTCCTTAATTGCTTGTGTGTAGGCCAGCTTTGCCTGACGGAGGCTGTTGTTTGCGGTCAGGTAGTTGATCTGGGTTTCGCGCCCTACCTTGTATGCAGCTTCGGTCAGATCGTAGTTCTTCTGGGAAAGTTCCAGGGAACGCTTCTTCATTTCAATCTGCTGGGTTGCGTTTTCCAGGGCGCTTACGCAGGATTCGATCTGCAGGCGGAATCCGCGTTCTGCGGTTTCACGCTTCAGCTGGATAGTGCGGAGGTCAGACTTGGCCTGTGCTACGCCAGACTTGGTCTTGTTTCCGTTGAAGAGGTTCATGGTGACGCTGAGGGCGATGTACTTATTGATGTTTTCGTCCCAGTCCGGTGCATCCCAGTCTAAAAATTCGTTCTTGTTGTTAGAGTACTTGAGACCTGCGACCAGAGCCACAGTGGGCTTGTAGTCGCCTTCTTCGATTTCTACCAATTTGGAATTGATTTCTTCGGCAGCCTTCAACTGGGCAATTTCCTTACGGCGCTTCAGGACGTTTGCCATGGCGGTATCCGGCATGGTTGCGTTTTCCGGATTGCGGAAATCACCAATAAACTTGACTTCTGCGTCAAAAGGCAGGCCCATGGTATTCAGAATGGCGTTACGTGCAAGAACCTGCTTCTTTTTCAGGTCTTCCAGGGTGGACTTCAGGTTATCCAGTTCCAGCTGGGCGCGGACCACATCCAGTTCCTTGCCCAACCCGCTTTGGAAGGATTGGGTAGCAAGATCAACTGCTGTCTGGAGAAGAGCGATGCTTTCTTCGGTAATGACAACGGAACTGTCGAGGATGATTACGTTGTCAAAAGCTTCTTCCACATCGTAACGAACCTTGTTCTTGGTGTTTTCCAAGGCAATTTCGCTGGTGAGCTTGGCGGTCTTTGCAATTTCGATACCTGTACCCACCTTACCACCGGCATAGAGAACCTGTGTTGCGGTAAGGCCGATGCTAGACTGCCAGCGATAACCCTGAGACTTCATACCGTAAATCAAACCATCCAGGGCGGGACCAATCACCTGCTGGTCGTAGGCGTTTGCCATGGGGTGACCGTCTGCGTCCTGGCCCATAGCCATTTGCTGGGCTGCTTTGGTCAAGTCGGAGGACTTTTTCACGTCCTTGAGTCCGAAAATACGGGTGACAGTTGCACTCAAGTCGATGCTGGGGTATGCATTGCCGTAACCTTCGTCCACCTGGGCGTTGGTCTTGGTTAAGGCTTCCTCTGCGGATTTGACGTCGGAAGAATTTTCGAGAGCCACCTTAATGGCCTCTTCACGGGTGTATGTCTGACCCGCAAACGTCTGGGTGGCCATTCCGAGGGCCAATGTTGCGGCCAATGCGGCCGAAAGGGCTTTTTGCCTGAACATAATACTCCTAATTAATTTTACGGCCCAAATTTAGAAAAAATGGCATATTCCTAAAAGGGTTTTTGATGGGTTATTGGACGAACCCTCATTTTTGTTGGATGAAATGAAAAAAAGACGCCCCATGGGGCGTCCTCAAAAATTTAAACAGACCTGGAATGGCCGTTTTTTTTCAAAAAATGAAGAATTTGATTACATCAGACCGGGGATTTTCATGCCGCCAGTGATGTCGGAAATGCTGGACTGGGTTGCTTCGTCCTTCTTCTTCACCGCGGAGTTGATGGCGGCCATAATCAGGTCTTCCAGAGCTTCCACGTCGTCCTTGTCCACTGCGTCCGGGTTAATCTTGATCATGGTGACCACGCCCTTACCGTTCATGGCGACCTTGACCATGCCACCACCGGCCTCGGCTTCGAAACTCTGGGCCTTCAGGTCGCTCTGGGCCTTCATCATCTTGCTCTGCATCTTCTGAAGGTCCTTCAACATTTTGCTCATATCCATAGTATTATCCTCTGTTTTTAAACGTAATTTAGAAAAATCTAGTCGTTAATTTCCGTGTCGGGGTCTGATTCCTGAATCTGCTCCACTTTCTTCTTGGGCTTGATGGAGAAAATCAACTCGCTGTCGAATGTCTGCATGAATTTCTGGAAGCCAGGTTCTTTTTGCAGGTCCAGTTCCAGCGGGGAAAGTGTCGCCTGGTATTTTTGCTGTCTTTCTTCCTCGTTGTAGGAACGGGTCTTGATGGAGATTGCCACCGGAGTCTGGAGTTTTTCCTCGAGAATCTGCTTAACGCGGTCCAGATAGTCGGGGTTTTCCGTCATCTGCTTGTAGTTCCAGGATTCCTGAACGTTGTCGCCAATGTAGGTGATGGCGATGGGGAAGGGCGTTTCCTGGAGGTTTCCTGCTTCCAGAACGGTGTCGTTCAATGCGGCGGAGAACATAAAGTCG is a window of Fibrobacter sp. UWEL DNA encoding:
- a CDS encoding efflux RND transporter periplasmic adaptor subunit → MNKNVTKLLTIATAALLLAGCDLKKDEKAQEEKSVTTIEEIQKQNGKPARVVKAAQAKLTDVRKFSGTIEGMQQTYAISKMNDPLAAINVKVGSNVKKDQVLAEYVRSADNTQLEQTKEQIALLEKATERMREVYQKGGISQQDMDSQELQLKIAKMNLETLERANKILAPSSGVVTELKFQVGQVPGQGPFCTIAKLDQVILKLNITSQDIGLFKKGAQATIVVNGEKLKGKVTTIPLAANPQTRFFPVEVTFNNKGKKLLPGMYVTADMDMQQVNGVVVPAEAIVYRNGLNTVWTVDGEGKAKRKIVQVGVQANGDVQIVDGLSDGDVVMVEGQSKMNDGDKVLIVE
- a CDS encoding TolC family protein, coding for MFRQKALSAALAATLALGMATQTFAGQTYTREEAIKVALENSSDVKSAEEALTKTNAQVDEGYGNAYPSIDLSATVTRIFGLKDVKKSSDLTKAAQQMAMGQDADGHPMANAYDQQVIGPALDGLIYGMKSQGYRWQSSIGLTATQVLYAGGKVGTGIEIAKTAKLTSEIALENTKNKVRYDVEEAFDNVIILDSSVVITEESIALLQTAVDLATQSFQSGLGKELDVVRAQLELDNLKSTLEDLKKKQVLARNAILNTMGLPFDAEVKFIGDFRNPENATMPDTAMANVLKRRKEIAQLKAAEEINSKLVEIEEGDYKPTVALVAGLKYSNNKNEFLDWDAPDWDENINKYIALSVTMNLFNGNKTKSGVAQAKSDLRTIQLKRETAERGFRLQIESCVSALENATQQIEMKKRSLELSQKNYDLTEAAYKVGRETQINYLTANNSLRQAKLAYTQAIKEWNTAYNALLQATGEY
- a CDS encoding YbaB/EbfC family nucleoid-associated protein, translating into MDMSKMLKDLQKMQSKMMKAQSDLKAQSFEAEAGGGMVKVAMNGKGVVTMIKINPDAVDKDDVEALEDLIMAAINSAVKKKDEATQSSISDITGGMKIPGLM